The bacterium genome contains a region encoding:
- a CDS encoding SDR family oxidoreductase — translation MLEHTGGHQGSDRVVTLGRRGFIASHLLRELERRACPVLALGRDAVDLTEAASVDKLSGLLRSTDIVVVDAALPPERGRDFRAFSQNLRMVEHLCEVFDKNPPAHVIYLSSDAVYDASKIPLDEDSTREPINLYALMHTAREMLLDSVLETRGVPLCILRPVNIFGHGDPHGSYGPNAFVNQAIAERRITLYGRGEERRCHLYIGDAVRLIALCIEKRSRGSINLAQPGVTSFMELAQHVQKQCPFEVRFEFRPRTVPTIHRPYKITQVFRFIQNRGRPIGPIVHRPFDSRQLVRSFPEFEFTPLDTALEAFIRTAIDAASTHA, via the coding sequence ATGCTCGAGCACACCGGGGGACATCAGGGGTCGGATCGCGTCGTCACGCTGGGGCGACGTGGATTCATCGCGAGCCATCTGCTGCGCGAACTCGAGCGCAGGGCGTGTCCCGTTCTGGCGCTGGGTCGAGACGCTGTCGATCTGACCGAAGCCGCTTCGGTCGACAAGCTCTCGGGTCTGCTTCGGTCCACGGACATCGTGGTGGTCGATGCCGCTCTGCCTCCCGAACGAGGACGGGATTTTCGCGCGTTCTCGCAGAATCTGCGCATGGTCGAGCATCTGTGCGAGGTATTCGACAAGAACCCGCCTGCGCATGTGATCTATCTGAGTTCGGATGCCGTCTACGATGCTAGCAAGATTCCCCTGGATGAAGATTCGACACGAGAGCCGATCAATCTCTATGCGTTGATGCACACGGCGCGCGAGATGTTGCTGGATTCGGTTCTCGAAACCCGCGGAGTACCGCTGTGCATCTTGCGCCCGGTGAACATCTTCGGTCATGGCGATCCACACGGAAGCTACGGGCCCAACGCATTCGTGAATCAGGCGATCGCGGAACGACGCATCACACTCTACGGAAGAGGCGAAGAGCGGCGCTGTCATCTCTACATTGGCGATGCGGTTCGGCTGATCGCCCTCTGCATCGAGAAGCGCAGTCGAGGATCGATCAATCTGGCCCAGCCCGGCGTGACGAGTTTCATGGAACTCGCCCAACACGTTCAGAAGCAGTGTCCGTTCGAAGTTCGGTTCGAGTTTCGGCCCCGCACGGTTCCGACCATCCACCGCCCCTACAAGATCACGCAGGTGTTTCGCTTCATCCAGAATCGGGGTCGCCCGATCGGTCCGATCGTGCACCGGCCTTTTGATTCGCGTCAGCTGGTGCGTTCCTTTCCCGAATTCGAATTCACTCCCCTTGATACCGCGCTCGAGGCTTTCATCCGCACCGCGATCGATGCGGCGAGCACTCATGCCTGA